One Dietzia sp. JS16-p6b genomic window carries:
- the gcvH gene encoding glycine cleavage system protein GcvH, whose product MYTPSEPREKGTSVSDQNIPDQLRYTDEHEWVERVSDTRVRIGITEYAQSKLGDIVFVQLPDVGGETESGEPFGEVESPKSVSDLYAPLSGKVVEVNTALETSPELVNSDPYGEGWIVVLEIPDVDDLEAQLEQTLDSDGYSKITEG is encoded by the coding sequence ATGTACACGCCAAGTGAGCCACGCGAGAAGGGCACGTCAGTGAGCGACCAGAACATCCCCGACCAGCTCCGGTACACCGACGAGCACGAGTGGGTCGAACGGGTGTCCGATACCCGCGTTCGCATCGGCATCACCGAGTACGCGCAGTCCAAATTGGGGGACATCGTCTTCGTACAGCTCCCGGACGTGGGCGGGGAGACGGAGTCGGGTGAGCCGTTCGGCGAGGTCGAGTCCCCCAAGAGCGTCTCCGATCTGTACGCCCCGCTCAGTGGGAAGGTCGTCGAGGTGAACACCGCCCTGGAGACCTCGCCCGAGCTGGTCAACTCGGATCCCTACGGTGAAGGGTGGATCGTCGTCCTCGAGATCCCGGACGTCGACGACCTCGAGGCGCAACTCGAACAGACCCTCGACTCGGACGGGTACTCCAAGATCACGGAGGGTTGA
- a CDS encoding FHA domain-containing protein: MPEATAETTSVFRAELLNESDQQAAQSEPAVTGVEGLPEGQALLVVKRGPNAGSRFLLDQSTTSAGRHPDSDIFLDDVTVSRRHAEFRSEAGTFTVVDVGSLNGTYVNREPVDSASLSNGDEVQIGKFRLVFLTGTPGQ, encoded by the coding sequence ATGCCCGAGGCCACCGCCGAGACCACCTCGGTGTTCCGCGCTGAGCTTCTCAACGAGTCCGATCAGCAGGCGGCTCAGTCCGAGCCCGCCGTCACCGGTGTCGAGGGCCTACCCGAGGGGCAGGCGCTGCTGGTGGTCAAGCGGGGGCCCAACGCGGGCTCACGGTTTCTCCTGGACCAGTCGACGACGTCGGCGGGCCGCCATCCGGACAGCGACATCTTCCTCGACGACGTCACCGTGAGCCGACGCCACGCCGAGTTCAGGAGCGAGGCCGGGACCTTCACCGTCGTCGACGTGGGATCCCTCAACGGGACGTACGTCAACCGTGAGCCGGTGGACTCGGCATCACTGTCCAACGGGGACGAGGTACAGATCGGCAAGTTCCGCCTCGTGTTCCTGACGGGTACGCCCGGGCAGTGA
- a CDS encoding MerR family transcriptional regulator produces MTAAGHGAAEEGHLSIGGVIALLSPDFPDLTVSKVRFLENEGLVTPERTASGYRRFSVGDRERLRYVLTAQRDRYLPLKVIREELEALDSAIADGSTTALLPRHGTDGVPGSTPDDFRSDTVLRLTREDVVAQSEVDPEFVGSLIDAGLIVAGAGGFFDPEAVLVARTAHDLAGHGVDVRHLRGFRTAADRQTGLITQIAGPVARQGDADARDRAAELAREIAALSVALHSTLVTVAVRHALES; encoded by the coding sequence GTGACGGCCGCCGGACACGGCGCCGCAGAGGAGGGGCACCTCTCCATCGGCGGCGTCATCGCACTCCTGAGTCCGGATTTCCCGGACCTCACGGTGTCGAAGGTCCGGTTCCTCGAGAACGAAGGACTGGTCACCCCCGAGCGGACCGCCAGCGGATACCGTCGGTTCAGCGTCGGTGACCGCGAGCGGCTGCGGTATGTCCTCACGGCGCAGCGAGACCGTTATCTGCCGCTCAAAGTGATCCGCGAGGAGTTGGAAGCGCTCGATTCCGCCATCGCGGACGGGTCCACCACCGCTCTGCTCCCGCGGCATGGCACGGACGGGGTGCCGGGGTCGACCCCGGACGATTTCCGGAGCGACACCGTCCTACGTCTCACGCGCGAGGACGTGGTGGCACAGTCGGAGGTGGACCCGGAGTTCGTGGGGTCGCTCATCGACGCCGGGCTCATCGTGGCTGGTGCGGGTGGCTTCTTCGACCCGGAGGCGGTCCTGGTCGCGCGGACCGCGCACGATCTCGCCGGTCACGGTGTGGACGTCCGTCATCTCCGGGGGTTCCGGACCGCCGCTGACCGGCAGACGGGGTTGATCACCCAGATCGCCGGCCCGGTGGCCCGGCAGGGCGATGCGGATGCCCGCGATCGCGCGGCAGAGCTGGCCCGGGAGATCGCGGCGCTGTCGGTGGCGCTGCATTCCACGCTGGTCACCGTTGCCGTCCGTCACGCGTTGGAATCCTGA
- a CDS encoding bifunctional nuclease family protein, producing MREVSVVGIRFEEPEYAPVLILHEKDGGRYVPIWIGASEAAAISLQQQGVQPGRPLTHDLVATLLETFSHPLEQVEIVGVSEGTFLAELVFEGRRVSARPSDAVAVALRTSSPVLVSREVLDEVGISLVEQGEEEVEAFREFLDQVSPDDFLGGGDAPREPGGRTS from the coding sequence ATGCGCGAGGTGAGCGTCGTCGGTATCCGGTTCGAGGAGCCGGAGTACGCACCGGTCTTGATCCTGCACGAGAAGGACGGTGGCCGATACGTCCCGATCTGGATCGGCGCGTCCGAGGCCGCGGCCATCAGTCTTCAACAGCAGGGTGTGCAGCCGGGCAGGCCGCTGACCCATGATCTCGTCGCGACGCTCCTCGAGACCTTCTCCCACCCGCTCGAACAGGTGGAGATCGTGGGGGTCTCCGAGGGGACCTTCCTCGCCGAGCTCGTCTTCGAGGGGCGACGGGTGTCCGCTCGCCCGTCGGACGCCGTGGCGGTGGCGCTGAGGACGTCGTCACCGGTCCTCGTCAGCCGGGAGGTCCTCGACGAGGTCGGTATCTCTCTGGTGGAGCAGGGCGAGGAGGAGGTCGAGGCGTTCCGTGAGTTCCTCGACCAGGTGAGCCCGGACGACTTTCTCGGCGGTGGCGACGCCCCGCGGGAGCCCGGCGGCCGCACATCCTGA
- a CDS encoding MerR family transcriptional regulator, whose protein sequence is MTQTEGLFGGDIEATQATFDEVQPGLFPDDGIPDGTSGYRVPIACQIAGITYRQLDYWARTDLVVPSIRNAAGSGSQRLYSFKDILVLKIVKQLLDTGISLQNIRKAVDQIRSRGVKDLATITLFSDGRTVFECTSKEEVFDLLQGGQGVFGIGIGGAMRELAGSISEFPAETVSAEDVIEPLEDELAARRRARASRRTG, encoded by the coding sequence GTGACGCAGACGGAGGGTCTCTTCGGAGGCGACATCGAGGCCACCCAGGCCACGTTCGACGAGGTGCAACCCGGGCTGTTCCCCGACGACGGGATCCCTGACGGGACGAGTGGGTACCGGGTCCCGATCGCCTGTCAGATCGCCGGCATCACCTACCGTCAGCTCGACTACTGGGCCCGGACCGATCTGGTGGTGCCGTCGATCCGCAACGCCGCCGGGTCCGGGAGTCAGCGCCTGTACTCGTTCAAGGACATCCTCGTCCTCAAGATAGTCAAGCAGCTGCTCGACACCGGAATCTCGCTGCAGAACATCCGCAAGGCCGTGGACCAGATCCGCTCCCGCGGCGTGAAGGACCTGGCCACGATCACCCTCTTCTCCGACGGCCGGACGGTGTTCGAGTGCACGTCCAAGGAGGAGGTGTTCGACCTCCTGCAGGGCGGGCAGGGGGTCTTCGGTATCGGGATCGGGGGTGCGATGCGGGAACTCGCCGGGTCGATCTCCGAGTTCCCCGCCGAGACCGTCTCCGCAGAGGACGTCATCGAGCCCCTCGAGGACGAGTTGGCGGCCCGCCGGCGCGCCCGCGCCTCGCGGCGAACGGGCTGA
- the gcvP gene encoding aminomethyl-transferring glycine dehydrogenase, with translation MTTTPHTARTGGEFVARHLGPDTDGLAHILRTIGVDSLDELAERAFPSVILDEVGPDGRAAGIDALPEPLSEADTLAALRVLADGNEVAVSMIGQGYYDTLTPAVIRRNVVESPAWYTGYTPYQPEISQGRLEALLNFQTMVADLTGMDMAGASMLDEGTAAAEAMTMLRRANRSSKSPRFAVDTDVFGQTAAILATRAEPLGIEIVTANLIDDGLPEGDFFGALVQTPGASGRVADVAGLIEQCHDRGVLVAAGVDLLAASVLTPAGEKGADACFGSSQRFGVPMGFGGPHAGFLACRTAHARNLPGRLVGVSTDADGRPAYRLALQTREQHIRRDKATSNICTAQVLLAVVAAMYASYHGAEGLAAIARRVHAHAAVLADGLVAAGIQVVHADFFDTVLARVPGRASEVLAAAAERGVNLWKVDDDHVSIACDEATTGDHVALVLEAFGADVADVADAGELEVLVDPAYGDRTSPFLEHEAFVKYRTETAMLRYLRALADKDLALDRTMIPLGSCTMKLNATTEMEPITWPEFAGLHPFAPAEQTRGIRRLVADVEQWLVDITGYAAVSLQPNAGSQGEYAGLLAIRQYHRSRGDEDRRVCLIPSSAHGTNAASAVMAGMKVVVVGCRPNGDVDVDDLKEKVERHAAELSAIMITYPSTHGVYEHDIEQICAIVHDAGGQVYIDGANLNALVGVARPGRFGGDVSHLNLHKTFCIPHGGGGPGVGPVAVAEHLREFLPGHPYEEGLGSGAVVSAAAFGSASILPITWAYVRMMGADGLRRATLTAIASANYLARRIGQDFPVLYSGDGGWVAHECILDLRPLIDSVGISIDDVAKRLADYGFHAPTMSFPVPNTLMVEPTESEDLAELDAFCDAMAAIRAEIARVEAGEWTVEDNPLRGAPHTAESVSADEWGHAYPRSLAGYPLGPAWRPKVWPAVRRIDGAYGDRNLVCSCPPLDAFAED, from the coding sequence GTGACGACGACCCCGCACACCGCCCGGACCGGAGGCGAGTTCGTCGCCCGCCATCTGGGACCCGATACCGACGGCCTGGCCCACATCCTGCGGACCATCGGCGTGGACTCGCTCGACGAGCTCGCCGAACGCGCGTTCCCCTCGGTCATTCTCGACGAGGTGGGGCCCGACGGACGGGCAGCCGGCATCGACGCGCTCCCCGAGCCGTTGTCCGAGGCCGACACCCTCGCCGCCCTGCGGGTGCTCGCCGACGGCAACGAGGTCGCGGTCTCGATGATCGGCCAGGGGTACTACGACACCCTCACCCCGGCGGTCATCCGCCGCAACGTCGTCGAGAGCCCCGCCTGGTACACGGGCTACACGCCGTATCAGCCGGAGATCAGCCAGGGCCGGCTCGAGGCGCTCCTGAACTTCCAGACCATGGTGGCCGACCTCACCGGCATGGACATGGCGGGCGCCTCCATGCTGGACGAGGGCACCGCGGCCGCCGAGGCCATGACGATGCTCCGTCGGGCCAACCGGTCCTCCAAGAGTCCCCGCTTCGCGGTGGACACGGACGTCTTCGGCCAGACCGCCGCGATCCTCGCCACCCGCGCCGAGCCACTGGGCATCGAGATCGTGACCGCGAACCTGATCGACGACGGATTACCCGAGGGAGACTTCTTCGGCGCACTCGTGCAGACGCCGGGCGCCTCGGGGCGGGTCGCCGACGTCGCCGGGCTGATCGAGCAGTGCCACGACCGGGGTGTCCTCGTGGCGGCGGGCGTCGACCTGCTCGCCGCCTCCGTCCTCACGCCGGCGGGGGAGAAGGGGGCGGACGCCTGCTTCGGTTCCTCCCAGCGCTTCGGCGTGCCCATGGGTTTCGGTGGCCCGCACGCGGGATTCCTCGCCTGCCGCACCGCGCACGCCCGCAACCTCCCCGGCCGCCTCGTGGGCGTGTCCACCGACGCCGACGGCCGGCCGGCTTACCGGCTGGCCCTGCAGACGCGGGAGCAGCACATCCGGCGCGACAAGGCGACGTCCAACATCTGTACCGCGCAGGTCCTGCTCGCGGTGGTCGCCGCCATGTACGCCTCGTACCACGGCGCCGAGGGTCTGGCGGCGATCGCCCGGCGCGTGCACGCCCACGCGGCCGTCCTGGCCGACGGCCTCGTCGCGGCCGGTATCCAGGTGGTCCACGCCGACTTCTTCGACACCGTCCTGGCCCGGGTGCCGGGCCGCGCCTCCGAGGTGCTGGCCGCCGCCGCCGAGCGGGGGGTGAACCTGTGGAAGGTCGACGACGACCACGTGTCCATCGCCTGCGACGAGGCCACCACCGGGGACCACGTCGCGCTCGTCCTCGAGGCGTTCGGGGCAGATGTGGCCGACGTCGCGGACGCAGGCGAGTTGGAGGTCCTCGTCGACCCCGCCTACGGCGACCGGACCTCGCCGTTCCTCGAGCACGAGGCGTTCGTGAAGTACCGGACCGAGACCGCGATGCTGCGCTATCTGCGCGCCCTGGCAGACAAGGATCTCGCCCTGGACCGCACCATGATCCCGTTGGGGTCCTGCACCATGAAGCTCAACGCGACCACGGAGATGGAGCCCATCACGTGGCCCGAGTTCGCCGGGCTCCACCCGTTCGCGCCGGCCGAGCAGACCCGCGGCATCCGCCGGCTGGTGGCCGACGTCGAGCAGTGGCTCGTCGACATCACGGGCTACGCCGCGGTGAGCCTGCAGCCCAACGCGGGCAGCCAGGGCGAGTACGCGGGACTGTTGGCGATCCGGCAGTACCACCGCTCCCGCGGCGACGAGGACCGCAGGGTGTGCCTGATCCCGTCCTCGGCACACGGGACCAACGCCGCGTCCGCGGTGATGGCCGGGATGAAGGTCGTCGTCGTCGGCTGTCGGCCCAACGGTGACGTGGACGTCGACGACCTCAAGGAGAAGGTCGAGCGGCACGCTGCCGAGCTCTCGGCCATCATGATCACCTACCCGTCGACGCACGGGGTGTACGAGCACGACATCGAGCAGATCTGCGCGATCGTGCACGACGCCGGGGGTCAGGTCTACATCGACGGGGCCAACCTCAACGCCCTCGTGGGGGTGGCCCGGCCGGGGCGGTTCGGTGGCGACGTCAGCCACCTCAACCTGCACAAGACCTTCTGCATCCCCCACGGGGGTGGCGGTCCCGGGGTCGGCCCGGTCGCGGTGGCCGAGCACCTGCGCGAGTTCCTGCCGGGCCACCCGTACGAGGAGGGTCTGGGGTCGGGCGCGGTGGTCTCGGCCGCGGCGTTCGGGTCCGCGTCGATCCTCCCCATCACGTGGGCCTACGTCCGCATGATGGGCGCCGACGGACTGCGTCGCGCCACCCTCACGGCGATCGCGAGCGCCAACTACCTGGCCCGCCGGATCGGGCAGGACTTCCCGGTGCTGTACTCCGGGGACGGCGGGTGGGTCGCCCACGAGTGCATCCTCGATCTCCGGCCGCTCATCGACTCGGTGGGCATCTCGATCGACGACGTGGCCAAGAGACTGGCGGACTACGGGTTCCACGCCCCCACGATGAGCTTCCCGGTCCCCAACACCCTGATGGTGGAGCCGACGGAGAGCGAGGATCTCGCCGAGTTGGACGCGTTCTGCGACGCGATGGCGGCGATCCGCGCCGAGATCGCCCGGGTCGAGGCGGGGGAGTGGACCGTGGAGGACAACCCGCTCCGCGGGGCGCCCCACACCGCCGAGAGCGTCTCCGCCGACGAGTGGGGGCACGCCTACCCACGCAGCCTCGCGGGCTACCCGCTGGGGCCGGCCTGGCGCCCGAAGGTCTGGCCCGCGGTGCGCCGGATCGACGGCGCCTACGGCGACCGCAACCTGGTCTGCTCGTGCCCTCCACTGGACGCGTTCGCCGAGGACTGA